One genomic segment of Mycolicibacterium psychrotolerans includes these proteins:
- a CDS encoding glycoside hydrolase family 13 protein — translation MAPAVSPWWQTAVVYQVYIRSFADGNGDGVGDIAGLRTRLPYLARLGVDAIWINPWYPSPMADAGYDVSDYRDIEPAYGTLQEAQELIAEAHARGIRVLLDIVPNHTSDQHAWFRAALADEPGARQRYHFRAGRGPDGAAPPNNWQSVFGGPAWTRVADGQWYLHLFAPGQPDLNWDHAEVRAEFEDILAFWFDRGVDGFRIDVAHGLIKEAGLRDTADPDDAAQSLVQSREGHPAWDQDGVHDVYRAWRAVAERYTPERIFIAEAWVPSNERLARYLRPDELHTAFQFDFLRAPWRAEVLRSVVDDAIAAAATVGAPPTWVLSNHDVTRTVTRFSRSQPAHLIETDWERGRWTEEDPDHVIGRRRARAAALVQLALPGTAYVYQGEELALEEVEDLPDDVRQDPTWVQSGFTDVGRDGCRIPLPWTATDAPYGFAPEPGSATWLPQPAHWGEHSVEAQERDADSTLNLYREALRLRPSLWRDAGDVKWLTTAAEVAAFERGGAQCWVNTGEDAVALPDTASVVLASAPGVGAVLPPDTAVWLRS, via the coding sequence GTGGCCCCCGCCGTCTCACCGTGGTGGCAGACCGCCGTCGTCTATCAGGTCTACATCCGCAGCTTCGCCGACGGTAACGGCGACGGCGTCGGCGACATCGCAGGTCTGCGAACACGGTTGCCGTACCTGGCGCGGCTGGGTGTCGACGCGATCTGGATCAACCCGTGGTACCCGTCGCCGATGGCCGACGCCGGCTATGACGTCTCCGATTACCGCGACATCGAGCCGGCCTACGGCACCCTGCAGGAGGCGCAGGAGCTGATCGCCGAGGCGCACGCGCGGGGCATTCGCGTGCTGCTCGACATCGTGCCGAACCACACCTCCGATCAGCACGCCTGGTTCCGCGCGGCGCTGGCCGACGAGCCGGGGGCGCGGCAGCGCTATCACTTTCGGGCCGGCCGCGGCCCCGACGGCGCCGCACCGCCGAACAACTGGCAGAGCGTCTTCGGCGGACCCGCGTGGACCCGGGTCGCCGACGGGCAGTGGTACCTGCACCTTTTCGCGCCGGGTCAGCCGGACCTGAACTGGGACCACGCCGAGGTGCGCGCCGAATTCGAGGACATCCTCGCCTTCTGGTTCGACCGTGGTGTGGACGGCTTCCGGATCGATGTGGCGCACGGCCTGATCAAGGAGGCCGGACTTCGCGACACCGCCGACCCCGACGACGCCGCGCAGAGTCTGGTGCAGTCGCGCGAGGGGCACCCGGCCTGGGACCAGGACGGCGTCCACGACGTCTACCGGGCCTGGCGCGCGGTCGCGGAGCGCTACACCCCCGAGCGCATCTTCATCGCCGAGGCGTGGGTGCCCAGCAATGAGCGGCTGGCGCGCTACCTGCGGCCCGACGAACTGCACACCGCCTTCCAATTCGACTTCCTGCGGGCGCCGTGGCGGGCTGAGGTGCTGCGCTCGGTCGTCGACGACGCGATCGCCGCCGCCGCCACCGTCGGCGCGCCACCGACGTGGGTGCTGTCCAACCACGATGTCACTCGTACCGTGACCCGCTTCTCCCGTTCGCAGCCGGCGCACCTCATCGAAACCGATTGGGAGCGGGGCCGGTGGACCGAGGAGGATCCCGACCACGTCATCGGCAGGCGCCGTGCCCGCGCCGCGGCGCTGGTGCAGCTCGCGCTGCCCGGCACCGCCTACGTCTACCAGGGGGAGGAGTTGGCCCTCGAGGAGGTCGAGGACCTGCCCGACGACGTGCGTCAGGATCCGACGTGGGTGCAGTCGGGCTTCACCGACGTCGGTCGCGACGGCTGCCGGATTCCGTTGCCGTGGACGGCGACCGACGCTCCCTATGGCTTCGCGCCCGAGCCCGGATCCGCCACGTGGCTACCGCAGCCCGCGCACTGGGGCGAACACAGCGTCGAGGCCCAGGAGCGCGACGCCGATTCGACGCTCAACCTCTATCGCGAAGCGCTGCGGTTGCGGCCGTCGCTGTGGCGGGATGCCGGCGACGTGAAATGGCTCACCACTGCCGCTGAGGTCGCCGCCTTCGAGCGCGGAGGCGCGCAGTGCTGGGTCAACACCGGGGAGGACGCCGTGGCGCTGCCCGACACGGCGTCGGTGGTGCTCGCCTCGGCGCCCGGCGTCGGCGCCGTGCTGCCCCCGGACACCGCGGTGTGGCTTCGGTCCTGA
- a CDS encoding extracellular solute-binding protein yields MALIGDHNFINEDVMKRIQFARGRRRRAIALASAPLVAATLLSGCGSEGGPPTLTWYILPDNGGSAARAQECEAASNGAYRVRIESLPSTATAQREQMVRRLAAGDSSIDLVSMDVVFTAEFANAGFLRPYTAEERQRLTAGMLPAPVKTGKWEDKLYGAPYKSNAQLLWYRKSAAAAAGVDPASPTFTWDEMIKAAVGQQKKVAVQAQRYEGYTVLINALVLSGGGALLQDVEAGRNAKPSLASPAGEKAAEIVGNLGRSPAAPADLSNASEEQARANFQSGQGMFMVNWPYVLAAARSAAEEGTLDQAVVDDIGWARYPRVAPDRPSAPPLGGANLGIGAYTKHPDQAVALVECINAEPKATQYMLDESEPSPYAASYDDPKIREEYANADLIRESIGDGGPRPPTPYYTDISGAIQQTWHPPASVNAETPERTDQFMADVLAGRRLL; encoded by the coding sequence GTGGCCCTCATCGGAGACCACAACTTCATAAACGAGGACGTGATGAAACGAATCCAGTTCGCCCGCGGGCGACGACGTCGTGCAATCGCGCTGGCAAGCGCGCCTCTGGTCGCCGCCACGTTGTTGTCCGGGTGCGGTAGCGAGGGCGGCCCGCCGACGCTGACGTGGTACATCCTTCCCGACAACGGCGGCTCGGCCGCGCGCGCCCAGGAGTGCGAAGCCGCCTCCAACGGTGCCTACCGGGTACGCATCGAGTCGCTGCCCAGCACGGCCACCGCGCAGCGGGAGCAGATGGTGCGCCGCCTGGCTGCCGGCGACTCCTCGATCGACCTGGTCAGCATGGACGTGGTGTTCACCGCCGAGTTCGCCAACGCGGGATTCCTGCGGCCCTACACCGCCGAGGAGAGGCAGCGGCTGACCGCGGGGATGCTGCCGGCGCCCGTCAAGACCGGTAAGTGGGAGGACAAGCTCTACGGCGCCCCGTACAAGTCCAACGCCCAGCTGCTCTGGTACCGCAAGTCGGCGGCCGCCGCGGCCGGGGTCGACCCGGCCTCGCCGACGTTCACCTGGGACGAGATGATCAAAGCCGCTGTGGGACAACAGAAGAAGGTTGCCGTCCAAGCGCAGCGCTACGAGGGCTACACCGTGCTGATCAACGCGCTGGTGCTGTCCGGCGGCGGCGCGCTGCTCCAGGACGTCGAGGCCGGCCGCAACGCCAAGCCGTCACTGGCCAGTCCGGCAGGCGAGAAGGCCGCCGAGATCGTCGGCAACCTCGGACGCTCCCCCGCCGCGCCCGCCGACCTGTCCAATGCGTCGGAGGAGCAGGCCCGCGCCAACTTCCAGTCCGGTCAGGGCATGTTCATGGTCAACTGGCCCTACGTGCTCGCCGCCGCCCGCAGCGCCGCCGAAGAGGGGACGCTCGACCAGGCCGTCGTCGACGACATCGGCTGGGCGCGCTATCCCCGGGTGGCACCCGACCGCCCCAGCGCGCCGCCACTCGGCGGGGCGAACCTCGGCATCGGCGCCTACACGAAGCATCCGGACCAGGCGGTCGCGCTCGTCGAGTGCATCAACGCCGAACCGAAGGCGACTCAGTACATGCTCGACGAGAGTGAGCCGTCGCCCTACGCCGCGTCCTACGACGACCCCAAGATCCGCGAGGAGTACGCCAACGCCGACCTGATCCGCGAATCCATCGGCGACGGCGGTCCGCGGCCGCCGACCCCCTATTACACCGACATCTCGGGAGCGATCCAGCAGACGTGGCACCCGCCCGCCTCGGTGAATGCCGAAACCCCGGAAAGGACAGACCAATTCATGGCTGACGTGCTCGCGGGCAGGCGCCTCCTGTGA
- a CDS encoding carbohydrate ABC transporter permease, which yields MTTLQTPPLQREPGTPAMSERVKGERRLGIYLTLPSYVVMLLVTAYPLGYALVLSLYNFRLTDPGGRSFVGLGNYLVILTDPLWWNDFVTTLAITVVTVAVELVLGFWFAFVMLRIVRGRGPLRTAILIPYGIVTVVSAFIWRYAFAIDSGFVNQWLNLSGFDWFGDRWSAIFVICLSEIWKTTPFISLLLLAGLVQVPEDMQEAAKVDGATAWQRLWKITLPNMKAAIMVALLFRTLDAWRIFDNPYVMTAGANNTETISFLAYRQNVTLVNLGMGSAVSVLLFLSVVVIAWIFIKVFKTDLSQVRGDQ from the coding sequence GTGACGACGCTCCAGACCCCGCCGCTGCAGAGAGAACCCGGCACACCCGCGATGAGTGAGCGGGTCAAGGGTGAGCGCAGGCTCGGCATCTACCTGACCCTGCCGTCATATGTGGTGATGCTGCTCGTCACCGCCTACCCCCTCGGCTACGCACTGGTGTTGTCGCTGTACAACTTCCGCCTCACCGATCCCGGCGGCCGTAGCTTCGTCGGACTGGGCAACTACCTGGTGATCCTCACCGACCCGCTGTGGTGGAACGATTTCGTCACCACGCTGGCCATCACTGTGGTCACCGTCGCGGTGGAACTCGTGCTCGGGTTCTGGTTCGCCTTCGTGATGCTGCGTATCGTCCGGGGCCGCGGCCCGCTGCGCACAGCGATCCTCATCCCGTACGGCATCGTCACCGTCGTGTCGGCGTTCATCTGGCGCTACGCCTTCGCCATCGACTCCGGGTTCGTCAACCAGTGGCTGAACCTGTCGGGTTTCGACTGGTTCGGCGACCGGTGGTCCGCCATATTCGTCATCTGCCTCTCCGAGATATGGAAGACCACGCCGTTCATCTCGCTGCTGCTGCTCGCCGGTCTGGTGCAGGTCCCCGAGGACATGCAGGAGGCCGCGAAGGTCGACGGCGCCACCGCATGGCAACGGCTCTGGAAGATCACGCTGCCTAACATGAAGGCCGCGATCATGGTGGCGCTGCTGTTCCGCACCCTCGATGCGTGGCGCATCTTCGACAACCCGTACGTGATGACCGCCGGCGCCAACAACACCGAGACGATCTCGTTCCTGGCGTATCGGCAGAATGTCACGCTGGTCAATCTCGGTATGGGATCGGCCGTCTCGGTGCTGTTGTTCCTGTCCGTCGTCGTCATCGCATGGATCTTCATCAAGGTCTTCAAGACCGACTTGTCCCAAGTCAGGGGTGACCAGTGA
- a CDS encoding carbohydrate ABC transporter permease, which translates to MTKSTKWWTLAGIVIVIYSFAPMLWMISLAFKPPSDIVSGNPSFLPSTFTLDNFAQIFSNPLFTRALINSIGIAVVATVISVVIAMFAAYAIARLEFPGKKVLLSLALGIAMFPQAALVGPLFDMWRGLGIYDTWLGLIIPYLTFALPLSIWTMSAFFRQIPWEMEHAAQVDGATQWQAFRKVIVPLAAPGVFTTAILTFFFCWNDFLFAISLTSTDSARTVPAALAFFQGASYFESPVPYIMAASVIVTIPVVILVLIFQRRIVAGLTSGAVKG; encoded by the coding sequence GTGACCAAGAGCACCAAGTGGTGGACGCTCGCAGGCATCGTCATCGTGATCTACAGCTTCGCCCCGATGCTGTGGATGATCAGTTTGGCGTTCAAGCCGCCGTCGGACATCGTCTCGGGCAACCCGTCGTTTCTGCCCAGCACATTCACCCTCGACAACTTCGCGCAGATCTTCAGCAATCCTCTGTTCACCCGGGCGCTGATCAACTCGATCGGCATCGCCGTGGTCGCCACGGTCATCTCGGTGGTCATCGCGATGTTCGCCGCCTACGCCATTGCCCGCCTGGAGTTCCCCGGGAAAAAGGTGCTGCTGTCGCTGGCACTGGGCATCGCGATGTTCCCGCAGGCGGCGCTGGTGGGCCCCTTGTTCGATATGTGGCGCGGACTGGGGATCTACGACACCTGGCTGGGTCTGATCATCCCCTATCTGACATTCGCGCTGCCGCTGTCGATCTGGACGATGTCGGCCTTCTTCCGGCAGATCCCGTGGGAGATGGAACACGCCGCACAGGTGGACGGGGCGACGCAGTGGCAGGCGTTCAGGAAGGTGATCGTCCCACTTGCCGCGCCGGGCGTGTTCACCACGGCGATCCTGACGTTCTTCTTCTGCTGGAACGACTTCCTGTTCGCGATCTCACTGACGTCCACCGACAGCGCGCGGACGGTGCCTGCGGCGCTGGCGTTCTTCCAGGGCGCCTCGTACTTCGAGTCGCCGGTCCCCTACATCATGGCCGCGTCGGTGATCGTGACGATCCCCGTCGTCATCTTGGTCCTCATCTTCCAGCGGCGCATCGTCGCCGGCCTGACATCCGGAGCAGTGAAGGGATAA
- a CDS encoding ABC transporter ATP-binding protein, which yields MAAITMRNIVKKYGDGFPAVNDVSLDIADGEFVILVGPSGCGKSTLLRMIVGLEDITSGDMLIGDKKVNDKAPRDRNLSMVFQNYALYPHLTVFENIAFPLRLSGKLSDDEIRKRVTEAADTLELGEHLDRKPANLSGGQRQRVAMGRAIVREADAFLFDEPLSNLDAKLRGQMRTEILRLQRKLGVTTVYVTHDQTEAMTLGDRVAVLKKGVLQQVASPRELYDQPVNLFVAGFIGSPPMNFVPAHVNGDNVELPFATVPLRDEWRNAVDDQKVYIAGIRPGAFEDAEFVDDDKRSRGVTFEVTVDMVEWLGNEQYAFVPFEATPEIKQQLAELANELDSEQLRTQLCVELDPLSRVRSGDKATLWLDAERLHLFDPHSGDNLTRADQSSGRHAAPAG from the coding sequence ATGGCAGCAATTACGATGCGCAACATCGTCAAGAAGTACGGTGACGGCTTTCCTGCCGTCAACGACGTCAGCCTCGACATCGCGGATGGCGAATTCGTGATCCTGGTCGGCCCGTCGGGCTGCGGGAAGTCGACACTTCTGCGGATGATCGTCGGACTCGAGGACATCACCTCGGGCGACATGCTGATCGGCGACAAGAAGGTCAACGACAAGGCGCCGCGCGACCGCAACCTGTCGATGGTGTTCCAGAACTACGCGCTCTACCCGCACCTGACCGTGTTCGAGAACATCGCCTTCCCGCTTCGGTTGTCGGGCAAGCTATCCGACGATGAGATCCGCAAGCGGGTCACCGAGGCCGCCGACACGCTCGAACTCGGCGAGCACCTCGACCGCAAGCCGGCCAACCTGTCGGGCGGTCAGCGGCAGCGTGTCGCGATGGGACGCGCGATCGTACGCGAGGCCGACGCGTTCCTGTTCGACGAGCCGTTGAGCAACCTCGACGCGAAGCTGCGCGGCCAGATGCGCACCGAGATCCTACGGCTGCAGCGCAAGCTCGGCGTCACCACCGTCTACGTCACCCACGACCAGACCGAGGCGATGACGCTGGGCGATCGCGTTGCGGTGCTGAAAAAGGGTGTGCTGCAACAGGTGGCCAGCCCGCGTGAACTCTACGACCAGCCGGTCAACCTCTTCGTCGCCGGCTTCATCGGCTCCCCGCCGATGAACTTCGTGCCCGCCCACGTCAACGGCGACAATGTCGAGCTGCCGTTTGCGACGGTGCCGCTGCGCGACGAGTGGCGCAACGCCGTCGACGATCAGAAGGTGTACATCGCCGGTATTCGGCCGGGCGCCTTCGAGGACGCGGAGTTCGTCGATGACGACAAGCGCTCCCGCGGTGTGACCTTCGAGGTCACCGTCGACATGGTCGAGTGGCTGGGCAACGAACAGTATGCGTTCGTGCCGTTCGAGGCGACGCCGGAGATCAAGCAGCAGCTGGCCGAGCTGGCCAACGAACTCGACAGCGAGCAGTTGCGCACGCAACTCTGTGTCGAGCTGGATCCGCTGAGCCGGGTGCGCTCGGGTGACAAGGCCACGCTGTGGCTGGACGCCGAGCGTCTGCACCTGTTCGATCCGCACAGCGGTGACAACCTCACGCGCGCGGATCAATCCAGCGGTCGGCACGCGGCGCCCGCCGGCTGA
- a CDS encoding DUF4032 domain-containing protein, with the protein MAAPELRLRAPRPELLALPWDRALADWTAPEVPLRDLPVGPSRHLVKFVECDGELWALKELPPRIAAREYEVLRALEDMELNAVRPAGLVFQPDFDTAILLTRYLAGSWQYRRMFMRLPPDAPKHRARLFDAMATLLVELHRHGVFWGDCSLANTLFSRDGQVLQAFLVDAETSEIHPTLSNGQRTQDIDITVENVAAGLLDVAARLERPDLEPGFIGEALAIRERYEQLWELLHAAPTFGFADRYRVEGTIRKLNELGFAVDEVSLQPVTSGADELRLHVAVGDRRYHATELQRLTGLVVGEGQARILLGDLHAYQGQLCREAGHDVDERTAAQLWVMEVATPTMHRAHAAVGRSGTPIQAYCDLLEVRWLLSERAGRDVGTDRALQALARNVVPSESAAQLMIVETPTEPFSVLDDE; encoded by the coding sequence ATGGCGGCTCCTGAGCTTCGGCTGCGGGCTCCGCGCCCGGAACTGCTTGCGCTGCCCTGGGATCGGGCGCTCGCCGACTGGACCGCGCCCGAGGTCCCGCTGCGCGACCTGCCGGTGGGACCCAGCCGGCACCTGGTCAAGTTCGTCGAGTGCGACGGTGAGCTGTGGGCGCTCAAGGAGCTGCCCCCGCGCATCGCCGCCCGTGAGTACGAGGTGCTGCGCGCGCTGGAGGACATGGAGCTCAACGCTGTTCGTCCGGCCGGACTGGTGTTCCAGCCCGACTTCGACACTGCGATCCTGCTGACCCGCTACCTCGCCGGCTCGTGGCAGTACCGCCGGATGTTCATGCGGCTGCCGCCCGACGCGCCCAAACACCGGGCCCGCTTGTTCGACGCCATGGCGACGCTGCTGGTCGAACTGCACCGGCACGGGGTGTTCTGGGGCGACTGCTCGCTGGCCAACACGCTGTTCTCCCGGGACGGGCAGGTGCTGCAGGCCTTCCTCGTCGACGCCGAGACCAGCGAGATCCACCCGACCCTGTCGAACGGGCAGCGCACCCAGGACATCGACATCACCGTCGAGAACGTCGCGGCGGGGCTGCTCGACGTCGCGGCGCGGCTCGAAAGACCGGATCTGGAGCCGGGATTCATCGGCGAGGCGTTGGCGATTCGGGAGCGCTATGAACAGTTGTGGGAGCTGTTGCACGCGGCGCCGACGTTCGGCTTCGCCGATCGATACCGCGTCGAGGGCACCATTCGCAAGCTCAACGAGCTCGGCTTCGCCGTCGACGAGGTGTCCCTGCAGCCGGTCACCTCCGGCGCCGACGAACTGCGCCTGCACGTCGCTGTCGGCGACCGCCGATACCACGCCACCGAGCTGCAGCGCTTGACCGGACTGGTCGTCGGTGAGGGGCAGGCCCGCATACTGCTCGGCGACCTGCACGCCTACCAGGGGCAGCTGTGTCGCGAAGCCGGTCACGACGTCGATGAGCGCACCGCGGCGCAACTGTGGGTGATGGAGGTGGCCACCCCGACGATGCACCGCGCGCACGCCGCGGTCGGACGTTCCGGCACCCCCATCCAGGCCTACTGCGATCTGCTCGAGGTGCGGTGGCTGCTCTCCGAGCGGGCCGGCCGTGACGTCGGCACCGACCGCGCGCTGCAGGCGTTGGCGCGCAACGTCGTCCCGTCGGAGTCAGCCGCGCAGTTGATGATCGTCGAGACGCCGACCGAACCGTTCTCGGTGCTCGACGACGAGTAG
- a CDS encoding sensor histidine kinase, producing MSVLSDPDVDRFRHPAFFYDSPAAYVDCLVPSIIDALDRGHCVLVAVPGPNLTALRAALGPSEGAVTLIDMTEAGRNPGSILAGVLSRFVEANVPQPVLMIGEPVWDGRSALEYPACVQYEALINIAFTGRDVTVVCPYDACALTAERLDDARTTHPVLWRYGEPEADSSHFAPDDAWRRYNEPLHAAADAVGCTVRTVAELHRARTFAARYGQWFGCGDEQLIDLRLIVTELATEALVHNAGPCRLAFWSTDGYLACEARDQARPRDPLDGPSGATAAHGGLMVVNAIADLVRCHAGVDGTTIHAYLRVEQRSIGSTG from the coding sequence TTGTCTGTTCTGTCTGATCCCGACGTCGACCGATTCCGGCATCCGGCGTTCTTCTATGACTCGCCGGCGGCGTATGTCGACTGTCTGGTGCCGTCGATCATCGACGCACTCGACAGGGGGCACTGCGTTCTGGTCGCCGTGCCGGGACCGAACCTGACGGCACTGCGCGCCGCGCTGGGCCCGTCCGAGGGCGCGGTGACGCTGATCGACATGACGGAGGCGGGGCGCAATCCCGGCAGCATCCTCGCCGGTGTGCTGAGCCGATTCGTGGAGGCGAACGTCCCCCAGCCGGTGCTGATGATCGGCGAGCCGGTGTGGGACGGCCGTTCGGCGCTGGAGTATCCGGCGTGCGTGCAGTACGAAGCGCTGATCAACATCGCGTTCACCGGACGGGACGTCACGGTGGTCTGTCCGTACGACGCGTGCGCGCTGACCGCTGAGCGCCTCGACGATGCCCGTACCACCCACCCGGTGTTGTGGAGGTACGGGGAGCCGGAGGCCGACAGCTCGCACTTCGCGCCGGACGACGCCTGGCGGCGGTACAACGAGCCGTTGCACGCGGCCGCCGACGCGGTGGGCTGCACCGTGCGGACGGTCGCCGAGTTGCACCGCGCCCGCACCTTCGCCGCCCGGTACGGGCAGTGGTTCGGGTGCGGCGACGAGCAATTGATCGATCTGCGGCTCATCGTGACCGAGCTGGCCACCGAGGCGTTGGTGCACAATGCCGGGCCGTGCCGGCTCGCTTTCTGGAGCACGGACGGTTACCTGGCGTGCGAGGCGCGCGACCAAGCCCGGCCCCGTGATCCGCTCGACGGCCCGAGCGGGGCGACAGCGGCGCACGGGGGCCTGATGGTGGTCAATGCCATCGCCGACCTGGTGCGCTGCCATGCCGGGGTCGACGGCACCACGATCCACGCGTATCTGCGGGTAGAGCAACGGAGTATCGGCTCGACCGGATGA
- a CDS encoding TOBE domain-containing protein, producing the protein MPEIRIRDAAVLLGVSDDTVRRWIDGGALPASRDESGRKVIAGEALAGFARQHAAPPPDPVGVASSARNRFVGLVTEVRSDRVMSEVQIQCGPFTVVSLMSTESVRQLGLEPGVVAVAMVKATTVIVETAGGSS; encoded by the coding sequence ATGCCCGAGATCAGGATCAGAGACGCGGCGGTGCTGCTCGGCGTCAGCGACGACACCGTGCGCCGCTGGATCGACGGCGGCGCTCTGCCGGCATCGAGGGACGAGTCGGGCCGCAAGGTCATCGCCGGTGAGGCGCTCGCCGGCTTCGCGCGGCAACACGCCGCGCCGCCACCCGACCCGGTCGGTGTCGCGAGTTCGGCGCGCAACCGTTTCGTCGGGCTCGTCACAGAGGTGCGCTCCGACCGTGTGATGAGCGAGGTTCAGATCCAGTGCGGGCCGTTCACCGTGGTGTCCCTGATGAGCACCGAATCCGTCCGCCAGCTCGGTCTCGAGCCTGGCGTCGTCGCGGTGGCCATGGTCAAGGCCACCACCGTGATCGTCGAGACCGCGGGCGGAAGCTCGTGA
- the modA gene encoding molybdate ABC transporter substrate-binding protein, with translation MAVVVAVVAAALVCGGCSSSPPSAGDRLTVFAAASLKSTFTDLGARFEKDNPGTTVTFSFAGSSELATQLTQGAPADVFASADTANMTKAVDDGLVSGDPVAFATNTLTIVTPPGNPSGIATFADLARPGIQVVTCAPQVPCGAAADRVEKATGVSLAPVSEESSVTDVLGKITSGQADAGLVYVTDAANAGDKVTEIAFPEARRAVNVYPIAVLNQARSRPAAQRFVDLITGPQGRDVLAAAGFAEP, from the coding sequence GTGGCAGTAGTGGTGGCAGTAGTGGCGGCCGCCCTTGTCTGCGGGGGTTGCTCGTCGTCGCCGCCGTCGGCCGGCGACCGACTCACGGTGTTCGCCGCGGCGTCGCTGAAGTCGACGTTCACCGACCTGGGGGCGCGATTCGAGAAGGACAACCCCGGCACGACGGTCACGTTCAGCTTCGCCGGCTCATCGGAGCTCGCCACGCAGCTCACCCAGGGCGCACCCGCAGACGTGTTCGCCTCCGCGGACACGGCGAACATGACCAAGGCGGTCGACGACGGCCTGGTATCCGGCGATCCCGTCGCGTTCGCGACGAACACGCTCACCATCGTCACACCGCCGGGAAACCCCAGCGGCATCGCGACATTCGCCGACCTCGCCCGTCCCGGCATCCAGGTGGTGACCTGCGCGCCCCAGGTGCCGTGCGGTGCCGCGGCCGACAGGGTCGAGAAGGCCACGGGGGTCTCCCTCGCCCCGGTCAGCGAGGAATCCTCGGTCACCGACGTCCTGGGCAAGATCACCTCCGGGCAGGCCGATGCCGGGCTGGTGTACGTGACCGACGCCGCGAACGCCGGTGACAAGGTCACCGAGATCGCCTTCCCCGAGGCGCGCCGGGCCGTGAACGTGTACCCCATCGCCGTCCTGAACCAGGCCCGGTCCCGCCCGGCCGCACAGCGTTTCGTCGATCTCATCACCGGACCCCAGGGTCGCGACGTGCTCGCCGCCGCAGGTTTCGCCGAACCGTGA
- a CDS encoding ABC transporter permease: MTARPREGGAVPVGLPAWIYLPAGIGALFVVVPLVAIVVRIDWPHFLPLVTSESARAALTLSIKTAAASTTLCVAVGAPMALALARGRFPGRSIVRALVLLPLVLPPVVGGIALLYTFGRQGLLGHQLDVLGVRVAFSTTAVVLAQAFVSLPFLVVSLEGALRSAGSGYEHVAATLGARPTTVVRTVTLPLVWPGLISGAVLAFARSLGEFGATLTFAGSLQGVTRTLPLEIYLQRETDADAAVALSLLLIAVAAVIVVASAGRRLAGALP, translated from the coding sequence GTGACCGCCCGGCCGCGCGAGGGTGGCGCCGTGCCCGTCGGCCTGCCCGCCTGGATCTACCTGCCCGCCGGAATCGGTGCCCTGTTCGTGGTGGTACCGCTCGTCGCGATCGTCGTGCGGATCGACTGGCCGCACTTCCTCCCGCTCGTCACCTCCGAATCCGCCCGCGCGGCACTGACTCTGAGCATCAAGACCGCCGCGGCGAGCACGACACTGTGCGTGGCGGTCGGCGCCCCGATGGCGCTTGCGCTGGCACGCGGCCGGTTCCCCGGCCGCTCGATCGTCCGCGCGCTGGTGCTGCTGCCGCTCGTGCTGCCGCCGGTGGTGGGCGGCATTGCGCTGCTCTACACGTTCGGGCGACAGGGTCTGCTGGGCCACCAACTCGACGTCCTCGGTGTCCGGGTCGCCTTCTCCACCACCGCGGTGGTGCTGGCTCAAGCGTTCGTGTCGTTGCCGTTCCTGGTGGTGAGCCTCGAAGGCGCACTGCGTTCCGCCGGATCGGGCTACGAACACGTCGCCGCCACGCTGGGAGCCCGGCCAACGACCGTTGTGCGAACAGTCACCCTGCCACTGGTGTGGCCCGGCCTGATATCCGGCGCGGTGCTGGCCTTCGCGCGGTCCCTGGGCGAGTTCGGCGCGACGCTGACCTTCGCCGGCTCGCTGCAGGGTGTCACCCGAACCCTGCCGCTGGAGATCTATCTGCAGCGGGAGACCGATGCGGACGCCGCGGTGGCGTTGTCGCTGCTGCTGATCGCCGTCGCCGCGGTGATCGTCGTCGCCTCCGCCGGCCGACGCCTGGCGGGAGCGCTGCCGTGA